The Gemmatimonadota bacterium genome has a window encoding:
- a CDS encoding ABC transporter ATP-binding protein translates to MGDGRIPALRGVSATINRSEYVAVMGRSGSGKSTLMNILGCLDTPTAGRYALDGRSVGDLTDDEQAFIRNRMIGFVFQAFNLLPRMDALHNVELPLLYRGMDSRERHWRSMEAMEAVGVSDRARHRPNEMSGGQRQRVAIARALVSEPSIILADEPTGNLDSGTGEEIMAIFDRLNGEGHTIVLVTHEAHVARHCRRIIRLCDGVIEEDRSESSE, encoded by the coding sequence ATGGGAGACGGCCGTATTCCCGCGCTCCGGGGGGTATCCGCCACCATCAACCGGAGCGAATACGTGGCCGTGATGGGCCGTTCGGGATCCGGAAAGTCCACCCTGATGAACATCCTGGGCTGCCTGGACACGCCCACGGCGGGCAGGTACGCCCTCGACGGCCGGTCCGTCGGAGATCTCACGGACGACGAACAGGCCTTCATCCGGAACCGGATGATTGGGTTCGTGTTCCAGGCCTTCAATCTTCTCCCGAGAATGGACGCGCTGCACAACGTGGAACTGCCGCTCCTCTACCGCGGCATGGACAGCAGGGAACGGCATTGGCGCTCCATGGAAGCCATGGAAGCGGTGGGCGTGAGCGACCGCGCCCGCCACCGGCCCAACGAGATGTCGGGCGGGCAGCGCCAGCGCGTGGCCATCGCCCGCGCGCTGGTCAGCGAGCCGTCCATCATCCTGGCGGACGAGCCCACAGGAAACCTGGACAGCGGGACCGGAGAGGAGATCATGGCGATATTTGACCGGCTGAACGGGGAAGGACATACGATCGTACTGGTGACGCACGAAGCGCACGTCGCCAGGCACTGCAGGAGGATCATCAGGTTGTGCGACGGCGTGATTGAGGAGGACCGGTCGGAAAGTTCTGAATGA
- a CDS encoding TonB family protein, with the protein MRIFMEAYKTACESSVNTSLHAGTSSVDGTFASLYHSYPNTNVVFPKINVPDRVIAPNQGNSDMSTPDSRTNTRLYLYVAFAVLVALSAVLLWHNDRQRQDVQNLQHSLYNAQVRIRVLQAEKIFGTPFIAPFAAVDQEGQPATLPNLGNGHQLLLLFGPRHNPLILDLMSSFRSVLGDNVPVIGVLQGESADEIAPIVEKFRLQFPVYLAVDSPFELPRVPHGVLIDGVGNVLHLAPIGSDTPSVEGQISEFAQMVRRLESDVQPDMAVRLVPTVPPDQEGSPPDQAVQSAMEADRLADERAGIYRPNTVDTLGEILYFPKLPTEAVDLNFNGDVVVQLVVATNGNVVAALVEKPSGRAEVDSLILNEAQKMVFTPAVHDGARVKFRTVMPFMFRTRAPAPVEEAVTEE; encoded by the coding sequence ATGAGGATTTTTATGGAAGCTTACAAGACAGCGTGTGAGTCGTCAGTGAATACTTCGTTGCATGCGGGAACCAGTTCAGTTGACGGGACGTTTGCATCCCTGTACCATAGTTATCCCAATACAAATGTTGTTTTTCCTAAAATTAACGTCCCTGACCGGGTTATTGCCCCAAACCAAGGAAACAGCGACATGTCCACACCTGACTCACGCACGAACACTCGGCTGTACCTTTACGTCGCTTTTGCCGTCCTCGTCGCATTGAGCGCCGTCCTCCTCTGGCACAATGACCGGCAAAGGCAGGACGTTCAAAACCTGCAGCACAGTCTGTACAACGCCCAGGTGAGAATCCGTGTACTGCAGGCAGAGAAGATCTTCGGCACGCCGTTTATTGCCCCCTTCGCCGCGGTAGACCAGGAAGGCCAACCTGCTACATTGCCGAATCTGGGCAACGGGCACCAGCTCCTCTTGTTATTCGGGCCGCGGCACAATCCACTCATCCTCGATCTGATGTCTTCATTTAGATCGGTGCTCGGGGACAATGTTCCGGTCATCGGCGTTCTCCAGGGAGAATCGGCCGATGAGATCGCGCCGATCGTGGAGAAATTCAGGCTCCAATTCCCGGTGTACCTGGCCGTCGATTCTCCCTTTGAACTGCCGCGTGTACCCCACGGTGTGTTGATTGATGGGGTCGGCAACGTGTTGCACCTGGCACCCATCGGGTCCGATACCCCATCGGTGGAAGGACAAATCTCGGAATTTGCGCAGATGGTGAGGCGACTGGAATCGGATGTCCAACCGGACATGGCCGTCCGACTGGTACCGACGGTTCCGCCGGATCAGGAAGGAAGTCCACCGGACCAGGCTGTACAATCGGCCATGGAGGCCGATCGGTTGGCAGACGAAAGAGCCGGGATTTACCGTCCCAACACGGTGGACACGCTAGGCGAGATTTTGTATTTCCCCAAACTCCCCACCGAAGCCGTCGATCTCAATTTCAATGGCGATGTTGTGGTGCAACTCGTCGTAGCTACGAATGGCAACGTGGTGGCGGCACTCGTGGAAAAACCATCGGGTCGCGCCGAGGTGGACTCTTTGATACTGAACGAAGCTCAAAAAATGGTCTTTACGCCGGCAGTACATGACGGAGCCCGCGTAAAGTTTCGCACGGTGATGCCATTTATGTTCAGGACAAGAGCCCCAGCTCCTGTCGAGGAGGCCGTTACGGAGGAGTGA
- a CDS encoding sigma-70 family RNA polymerase sigma factor has translation MTTTAHDDAYSILQCLAGNADAFEPLVRRYQNAAFAVAMGFLRDRTDAEDVVQDAFVAAYCKLSQLKDPSVFGSWLHRIVVNCCKEWRRRQKVSHLVRIDPESEHNRGEYPQANRIHRNYIESLELWDEVDRLPEHYRRVVNLYYYTGFTLKEIAAFLDIPESTVKGRLYQSRIRLKNALSSQEQETLVMSQIDVTEDVQDVLCKIAREDFEEKIDMGDVENIVLYCGVNTEVEISQAEGDQVVIKGSKIALGLTEEEARGNLDGLHISHDQVENYLETGPHDGALFLGVKSWFPDNVPYTEPISKYWRRDLENESMFDERLCGVKMVDALPDSKHEINLFLPLPEPSEKSLRKSMRITVHASEARPIRMTRDAVSDKVERIFRSMQSDSTRVYGPATYCHVSVSVPAGMNISVFRSDRVNVDGLDGSLMAYACSTCRVNEITGDVFLFNSNFSEIRSVDGSLFQRMYGYGDGGCSLDNDTFRRNPYQNEGIIESVKGGVDIDVGCMNLSALDLEGDIAIYNRYGCTRLSQGSRNIGHRCYVRSVSGDVGLMLDESSVKNTSLVMHTICGVAKYGELKKRIPVISSWPHNEYWMSFATTQDLSDPDITVITESGTVEFEVTKNGKHH, from the coding sequence ATGACGACTACTGCCCACGATGACGCTTACAGCATCCTGCAGTGCCTGGCAGGAAACGCCGACGCCTTTGAGCCGCTGGTCCGGCGGTACCAGAACGCCGCATTCGCCGTGGCCATGGGTTTCCTTCGGGACCGGACAGACGCGGAGGACGTGGTACAGGACGCCTTTGTGGCCGCCTACTGCAAGTTGTCGCAGTTGAAGGACCCGTCCGTCTTCGGCAGTTGGCTGCATCGAATCGTCGTCAATTGTTGCAAGGAATGGCGCCGTCGGCAGAAAGTCAGTCACCTGGTCCGCATCGATCCGGAATCCGAACACAACCGTGGTGAATACCCCCAGGCGAACCGGATCCATCGAAATTACATCGAGAGCCTTGAGCTTTGGGACGAAGTCGACAGACTGCCCGAACACTATCGCCGGGTCGTCAATCTGTACTATTACACAGGTTTTACACTGAAAGAAATCGCCGCCTTTCTGGACATTCCAGAATCGACGGTGAAAGGACGGCTCTATCAATCCCGAATCCGACTTAAAAACGCGTTATCGTCCCAGGAACAGGAGACCCTTGTCATGAGCCAGATCGATGTCACCGAGGATGTGCAGGATGTACTCTGCAAGATCGCCAGAGAAGACTTCGAAGAAAAGATCGATATGGGAGACGTGGAAAACATCGTCCTCTATTGCGGCGTGAATACGGAGGTCGAGATCAGTCAGGCTGAAGGTGATCAAGTTGTAATTAAAGGTTCGAAGATCGCGTTGGGCCTGACGGAGGAAGAAGCGCGAGGTAACCTCGACGGCTTACATATATCTCATGACCAGGTCGAAAACTATCTGGAAACAGGCCCCCACGACGGAGCGTTGTTTCTCGGCGTCAAGTCCTGGTTTCCCGATAACGTCCCGTACACTGAACCTATCAGTAAATACTGGAGGCGCGACCTGGAGAACGAAAGTATGTTCGATGAAAGGCTGTGCGGGGTGAAAATGGTCGACGCCTTACCGGATTCGAAGCATGAAATCAATCTGTTTCTGCCGTTGCCGGAACCTTCGGAGAAATCCCTTAGGAAATCGATGCGGATCACGGTTCATGCTTCAGAGGCGCGACCCATCAGAATGACAAGAGATGCCGTGTCAGACAAGGTAGAGCGTATATTCCGTTCTATGCAGTCTGATAGCACCAGGGTATACGGACCTGCGACCTACTGCCACGTCTCGGTTTCGGTTCCAGCCGGCATGAATATCTCGGTTTTCAGATCCGATCGGGTAAATGTCGATGGTCTGGATGGTTCACTAATGGCTTACGCCTGCTCAACCTGCCGGGTAAACGAGATCACAGGTGACGTGTTCCTTTTCAACAGCAATTTCTCGGAAATACGAAGTGTAGACGGATCGTTGTTCCAGCGCATGTACGGGTACGGAGATGGAGGTTGTAGCCTGGACAACGACACGTTCAGACGAAATCCCTATCAGAACGAAGGGATCATCGAATCGGTCAAGGGTGGAGTGGATATCGACGTAGGATGTATGAACTTGAGCGCGCTTGACCTGGAGGGAGATATAGCCATTTACAACCGCTATGGCTGTACCCGGTTGTCACAGGGTAGCCGCAACATCGGGCACCGATGCTACGTACGATCTGTTTCCGGTGACGTTGGCCTAATGTTGGACGAAAGTAGTGTAAAAAACACCAGCCTGGTCATGCATACGATTTGCGGTGTAGCGAAGTATGGAGAATTAAAGAAGAGAATACCCGTAATTTCATCATGGCCGCACAACGAATACTGGATGTCCTTTGCGACAACCCAAGATCTTTCAGATCCCGACATCACGGTCATTACCGAAAGCGGCACCGTCGAATTCGAAGTGACGAAGAACGGAAAACACCATTGA